A single window of Flavobacterium aestivum DNA harbors:
- a CDS encoding TonB-dependent receptor plug domain-containing protein has translation MTFRKLLSCLFVLMCQLISAQNDSITNLKEVVVADRTLYSSNKSQSIQVLNDSVIRKNQASLTNLLNYNSVLYFKEYGRGMLSTVSFRGTTASQTAVVWNGINVNSQLNGSADFNTFTAPDFSSISVKAGGGSVSYGSGAIGGTVHLNNNLVFKNKFENDLRLDYGSFNTIGANYKLAFSNKKWSTQVGFSRNSSDNDYDYLGLYTWQGVQRKNENGQYATTNLSANVGYKINPNAVLTFYSQSSNTDRHLSLVSESDSKTKYVNTFSRNLLEYNTSKNRFSSNYKLAYLTEQYQYFADIESKLFSFGKSESLIAKMDFGYQLIESIKLNGILDYNRTKGFGTSFGDNTRQIGGIAIKAVEQHNEKWQNELGFRKEISSDYDSPFLFSLGSSYVFNSFYNLKVNLSRNFRIPTFNDLYWESGGNPDLKPESSYQAEVGNVFKYKKFTLSETVYFIKINDMIRWIPGKGDNWSPENTDRVNTYGAETILGWSNTYGKNNFAVNGTYAYTVSKNIDTNKQLFFVPYHKATASFAYSRSNFSANCQFLYNGFVYTRSDNDPNEIIEGYPVSNVGFDYDFGLLNSSKLGFQVLNVFNQKYESLEDRPMPGRNFNMYIILKF, from the coding sequence ATGACTTTTAGAAAACTATTATCTTGTCTTTTTGTTTTAATGTGCCAATTGATTTCGGCGCAAAATGATTCTATAACCAATTTAAAGGAAGTTGTAGTTGCTGACCGTACTTTATATTCAAGCAATAAATCACAATCGATCCAGGTACTTAATGATTCGGTTATTAGAAAAAATCAAGCTTCACTCACCAATTTATTAAATTATAACAGTGTATTGTATTTTAAGGAATACGGACGCGGTATGTTGTCAACTGTTTCTTTTAGAGGAACTACAGCTTCACAGACAGCCGTAGTTTGGAACGGAATAAATGTCAATTCACAACTCAACGGAAGTGCCGATTTCAATACATTCACTGCTCCTGATTTTAGTAGCATAAGTGTCAAAGCAGGAGGAGGAAGTGTTAGTTATGGGAGCGGAGCTATAGGAGGAACTGTCCATCTAAACAATAATTTGGTTTTCAAAAACAAATTCGAAAATGACTTGCGATTGGATTATGGTAGTTTTAATACCATTGGTGCTAATTACAAACTAGCGTTTTCGAACAAAAAATGGAGTACACAAGTTGGTTTTTCCCGAAATAGCTCAGACAACGATTACGATTATTTAGGACTTTATACTTGGCAAGGTGTTCAACGAAAAAATGAAAACGGACAATATGCAACTACGAATTTGTCTGCCAATGTGGGATATAAAATTAACCCTAATGCAGTCCTTACCTTTTACAGTCAATCTTCAAACACAGATAGGCATCTTTCATTAGTTTCTGAATCCGATTCAAAAACGAAATACGTTAATACTTTTAGTCGAAATCTTTTAGAATACAATACAAGCAAAAATCGTTTCAGTAGCAACTATAAATTGGCATATCTCACAGAACAGTATCAATATTTTGCAGATATAGAAAGTAAGCTTTTTAGTTTTGGAAAATCGGAATCGCTTATCGCTAAAATGGATTTTGGTTATCAATTGATAGAATCCATTAAATTAAATGGGATTTTAGATTACAATCGTACAAAGGGTTTCGGTACCAGTTTTGGTGATAATACGAGACAAATAGGAGGAATAGCAATCAAAGCGGTAGAGCAACATAATGAAAAATGGCAAAACGAATTGGGCTTTAGAAAAGAAATAAGCTCAGATTATGATAGTCCATTTTTGTTTTCATTGGGTTCATCCTATGTTTTTAATTCTTTTTATAATCTAAAAGTAAATCTTTCTCGAAACTTTAGGATTCCAACGTTTAATGATTTGTATTGGGAATCAGGTGGAAATCCCGATTTAAAACCAGAGAGTTCTTATCAGGCAGAGGTTGGAAATGTTTTTAAATATAAAAAATTCACCTTATCAGAAACTGTTTATTTTATAAAAATAAACGATATGATTCGTTGGATTCCTGGAAAAGGCGATAATTGGTCTCCAGAAAACACGGATCGCGTAAATACGTATGGAGCAGAAACAATCTTGGGTTGGTCTAATACGTATGGCAAAAATAATTTTGCTGTCAATGGAACTTATGCATACACAGTTTCAAAAAATATAGATACAAATAAGCAATTGTTCTTTGTTCCTTATCATAAAGCAACAGCCTCATTTGCTTATTCTCGTAGTAATTTCTCAGCTAATTGTCAGTTTTTGTACAATGGATTCGTGTATACTCGATCTGATAATGATCCAAATGAAATTATAGAAGGTTATCCCGTGTCAAACGTTGGTTTTGATTATGATTTTGGGTTGTTAAACTCATCAAAATTAGGCTTTCAAGTTTTGAATGTTTTTAACCAAAAATATGAAAGTCTAGAAGATAGACCAATGCCAGGACGTAATTTTAATATGTATATAATCCTTAAATTTTAA
- the cobC gene encoding alpha-ribazole phosphatase encodes MEVYLVRHTETVCEKGICYGQSDVGIIEPCNAVFESIVEQLPQDAILYSSPLQRCVILAEYIKENTQISSVIEDSRLMEMNFGDWELKSWDAIPQEVLNPWMEDFVNIRVPNGESFVDLNDRVLDFWKNRLTSGSEKPVIIVAHAGVIRSFLCKINDLSLKDAFQNKVNFGDTIKIEIL; translated from the coding sequence ATGGAAGTTTATTTAGTACGCCACACCGAAACAGTTTGCGAAAAAGGAATTTGCTACGGTCAGAGTGATGTTGGTATTATCGAGCCTTGCAATGCTGTTTTTGAATCTATTGTAGAGCAATTGCCACAAGATGCCATTTTGTATTCCAGCCCATTGCAACGCTGTGTTATTTTGGCTGAATATATCAAAGAAAACACTCAAATTAGTTCAGTAATTGAAGATTCAAGATTGATGGAAATGAATTTTGGAGATTGGGAATTAAAAAGTTGGGATGCTATTCCGCAAGAAGTTCTAAATCCCTGGATGGAAGATTTTGTAAATATACGCGTTCCTAACGGAGAATCATTTGTTGATTTGAATGACCGAGTTTTAGATTTCTGGAAAAATAGATTAACAAGTGGGAGTGAAAAACCAGTGATTATCGTAGCGCATGCTGGAGTTATTCGTAGTTTTTTATGTAAAATAAATGATTTATCACTAAAAGATGCTTTTCAGAATAAAGTTAATTTTGGTGATACGATTAAAATAGAAATTTTATAA
- a CDS encoding adenosylcobinamide-GDP ribazoletransferase, translating into MKRQLHIFFTALMFYTRIPCPKNIDHNPDYLNKASRYFPLIGWIVGGISFFVYYLSSILFTNEIAVILAIIAGILTTGAFHEDGFADVCDGFGGGWTKEKILLIMKDSAIGAYGSIGLVLLFLLKFEAIFNLISKSEIINLKSPIYNILLFVSAHSISRLAAVSIVFTHEYSREDASSKSKPIAQKFTWKEVVGAMLFGLLPLVILSFFQWQLLLALVPVFIARFFLARYFQKWIDGYTGDCLGATQQVCEVIFYLSIIGIWKFI; encoded by the coding sequence ATGAAAAGACAATTACATATATTTTTTACGGCATTGATGTTTTATACCCGAATTCCGTGTCCTAAAAACATCGATCATAATCCTGATTATTTAAACAAGGCATCTCGTTATTTTCCTTTAATTGGTTGGATTGTTGGGGGGATTTCTTTTTTTGTTTATTATTTGTCAAGTATTTTATTTACCAATGAAATTGCAGTAATTCTGGCAATCATTGCTGGAATTCTAACCACAGGAGCTTTTCATGAAGATGGATTTGCTGATGTTTGTGATGGTTTTGGAGGAGGTTGGACCAAAGAAAAAATCCTTTTGATAATGAAAGACAGCGCTATTGGTGCGTATGGAAGCATTGGTTTGGTTTTACTTTTTTTATTGAAATTTGAAGCAATTTTTAATTTGATTTCAAAATCAGAAATCATTAATCTAAAATCGCCAATCTACAATATCCTGCTCTTTGTTTCCGCTCACTCAATAAGCCGTTTGGCTGCAGTCTCTATAGTTTTTACACATGAATACTCAAGAGAAGATGCCTCTAGTAAGAGCAAACCAATTGCCCAAAAATTTACTTGGAAAGAAGTAGTTGGAGCTATGCTATTTGGATTATTACCACTCGTGATTCTGTCTTTTTTTCAATGGCAACTGTTATTGGCTTTAGTGCCGGTTTTTATCGCTAGGTTTTTTCTTGCCCGTTATTTTCAAAAATGGATTGACGGTTATACAGGAGATTGCTTGGGAGCAACGCAGCAAGTTTGTGAAGTGATTTTTTATCTGTCAATTATTGGAATATGGAAGTTTATTTAG
- the cobT gene encoding nicotinate-nucleotide--dimethylbenzimidazole phosphoribosyltransferase, which translates to MTLDEIIKSRRDTRHFTNDAIPDEVIQKALQAGHYAPSVGLTDATKYYIIKSAEIKKAVKDLFLDYDKKASNSTDDEQQKAQYKSLKLEAIEEAPLGLVIGYDRSVLNNFTIGTVGSNEAIKFSAVCAAQNIWLSLTEQGYSMGWVSILNYYQFKQLLGLPEHIEPLGYFCVGKPATDYDNQPMLQQLNWKQKQENPIIEEILISTPPNSVPDSLRGTKQSHTNDSIIVKELQQKIDNKTKPTGSLGVLESLAKQIGIVFQTLEPKITKPNIVVFAADHGIANHGVSAYPQDVTRQMVTNFLEGGAAINVFCKQNDIALTIVDAGVNYDFPTNTNLFSAKIGKGTQSFLQNPAMTQTELDLCFTKGKEIVNSIFETECNCIGFGEMGIGNTSTASVLMSILLELPIEDCVGKGTGVVDEKLIQKQNILKKALKNYSGPNDLQSKLAYFGGFEIMQMAGGMLQAKQNNMLILVDGFICTVAFLIAYKMNPSVKENAIFCHSSAEQGHQKILDYLNVQALLQLDLRLGEGTGCAVAFPIIQSAVCFLNEMASFESAGVSGS; encoded by the coding sequence ATGACCTTAGATGAAATTATAAAATCCCGTCGGGATACGCGCCATTTTACAAATGATGCAATACCGGATGAAGTGATTCAAAAAGCGCTACAGGCAGGACATTATGCCCCCTCAGTAGGATTGACAGATGCAACAAAATATTATATAATCAAGTCTGCTGAGATAAAAAAAGCAGTAAAAGACTTGTTCTTGGATTATGATAAAAAGGCATCAAACTCAACGGATGATGAGCAGCAAAAAGCACAATACAAATCTTTAAAATTAGAAGCGATTGAGGAAGCACCACTCGGATTGGTGATTGGTTACGATCGTTCGGTTTTGAATAATTTTACTATTGGAACAGTTGGTAGCAATGAAGCAATAAAGTTTAGTGCGGTATGCGCAGCCCAAAACATTTGGCTATCATTGACAGAGCAGGGATATTCCATGGGATGGGTTTCAATCCTGAATTATTATCAATTCAAACAACTTTTGGGATTACCTGAACATATTGAGCCTTTAGGATATTTTTGTGTAGGCAAACCAGCTACGGATTACGATAATCAACCCATGTTGCAACAATTAAATTGGAAACAAAAACAAGAAAATCCAATTATTGAGGAGATTTTAATCTCAACTCCTCCAAACTCAGTTCCAGACTCATTGCGAGGAACGAAGCAATCACACACCAATGATTCTATAATAGTTAAAGAACTTCAACAAAAAATAGATAATAAAACAAAGCCAACAGGTTCATTAGGAGTGTTAGAAAGTTTGGCGAAACAAATAGGAATCGTTTTTCAAACTTTAGAACCCAAAATAACAAAGCCAAATATAGTTGTTTTTGCTGCCGACCACGGAATTGCCAATCATGGAGTTAGTGCTTACCCACAAGATGTTACCCGACAAATGGTCACTAATTTTTTAGAAGGAGGAGCAGCTATCAATGTGTTTTGTAAACAAAACGATATTGCGTTAACCATTGTAGATGCTGGAGTAAATTATGATTTCCCAACAAATACTAATTTATTTTCGGCCAAAATAGGGAAGGGAACTCAATCGTTTTTGCAGAATCCTGCAATGACCCAAACTGAATTAGACTTGTGCTTTACGAAAGGAAAAGAAATAGTCAATTCTATTTTTGAAACGGAATGCAATTGTATCGGTTTTGGCGAGATGGGAATAGGAAATACTTCTACGGCTTCGGTTTTGATGAGCATACTCCTAGAATTACCAATTGAGGATTGTGTCGGAAAAGGAACTGGTGTTGTAGACGAAAAGTTAATTCAGAAACAAAATATTCTAAAAAAAGCACTCAAAAATTATAGTGGTCCAAATGATTTGCAAAGCAAGCTAGCTTATTTCGGAGGATTCGAAATTATGCAAATGGCAGGCGGAATGCTTCAAGCCAAGCAAAACAATATGCTCATTTTGGTTGATGGATTTATTTGTACAGTAGCATTTTTAATAGCTTATAAAATGAATCCTTCGGTAAAAGAGAATGCTATATTCTGTCATTCATCTGCAGAACAAGGACATCAAAAAATACTGGATTATTTAAATGTTCAAGCATTGCTGCAGCTTGATTTGCGATTGGGAGAAGGTACAGGTTGTGCTGTGGCATTTCCAATTATCCAATCGGCGGTATGTTTCCTGAATGAAATGGCTAGTTTTGAATCTGCTGGCGTTAGCGGTTCGTAA
- the cobU gene encoding bifunctional adenosylcobinamide kinase/adenosylcobinamide-phosphate guanylyltransferase → MIYLITGGERSGKSSYAENLAKDLSKNPMYVATARKWDEDFQKRVDRHQKDRDERWVNIEKEKHLSEIDFSGKVAIVDCVTLWLTNFFVDTKNDVALSLEQAKAELDAIAQQENTKIIIVTNEIGMGVHADTHIGRKFTELQGWMNQYIAQKAETVVLMVSGIPVKIKG, encoded by the coding sequence ATGATATACTTAATAACGGGCGGAGAGCGTTCAGGAAAAAGCAGTTATGCCGAAAATTTGGCCAAAGATTTATCTAAAAATCCAATGTATGTGGCAACAGCCAGAAAATGGGATGAAGATTTTCAAAAACGCGTAGATCGTCATCAAAAAGATCGTGATGAACGTTGGGTAAACATAGAAAAAGAAAAACATTTAAGCGAAATTGATTTTTCCGGAAAAGTAGCAATTGTAGATTGTGTGACGCTTTGGTTAACCAATTTCTTTGTAGATACCAAGAATGATGTTGCTTTAAGTTTAGAGCAAGCCAAAGCCGAATTGGATGCGATTGCTCAACAGGAAAATACGAAAATCATTATTGTCACCAATGAAATAGGAATGGGAGTTCATGCTGATACTCACATCGGAAGAAAATTCACAGAACTTCAAGGTTGGATGAATCAATACATAGCTCAGAAAGCCGAAACTGTTGTGTTAATGGTTTCTGGAATTCCTGTGAAAATAAAAGGATAG
- a CDS encoding DUF5522 domain-containing protein yields the protein MNAIKVKHCSSCKTPFNCGDTLDGEKCWCNDFPPIFNPYDIADCLCPTCFATACSTKIDEFVATVTPETAKGNKASLLPEATNIIEGIDYYLEDGNYVFKAWFHLKRGHCCKNDCRHCPY from the coding sequence ATGAATGCTATAAAAGTAAAACATTGTTCTAGTTGTAAAACACCTTTTAATTGTGGAGATACATTAGATGGTGAAAAATGCTGGTGCAATGATTTTCCTCCCATTTTCAATCCTTATGATATAGCTGATTGTCTTTGTCCTACTTGTTTTGCAACAGCTTGTTCAACAAAAATTGATGAATTTGTAGCTACTGTAACTCCCGAAACTGCAAAAGGAAATAAAGCTTCATTATTGCCTGAAGCCACCAATATAATAGAAGGAATAGATTATTATTTAGAGGATGGTAACTATGTTTTTAAAGCTTGGTTTCATCTCAAACGAGGGCATTGTTGCAAAAACGATTGTCGTCATTGTCCATATTGA
- a CDS encoding ABC transporter substrate-binding protein gives MKFSFYKVLLFIVLFSFIGCKKNETKDITNDASTANSIRYAKSLAIYKHKGYTVVTVSNPWPDAVKNFTYILKEKNGIVPDSLKKYNQIPVPLQSIVVTSTTNVPFLEMLGVEKSLVGFPHTDYISSEKTRALIDAGHVKNVGQNEKLNIEQLIELAPELIVTFGIDNNNPTLENLQKSGLNVLIQADWMEQSPLGKAEWLKLYGALFGKEKEADILFEDIVKEYNNAIALVAAKKPTSTVLYGSMYQDQWFVARGSSWVAQFMKDAKANYLWATLEGTGSLGLSFENILDKAKTANFWIATGSFKSLSELENANPHYSQFDAFTNKNIYTFEGKLGATGGTVFYELSPARPDLVLKDYIKIFHPELLPDYTFTFAKKLN, from the coding sequence ATGAAATTTTCGTTCTACAAAGTTCTCTTATTCATCGTTCTATTTTCATTTATTGGATGCAAAAAAAATGAAACAAAAGACATAACAAATGACGCTAGCACTGCAAATAGCATTCGATATGCCAAAAGTTTAGCCATTTATAAACACAAAGGTTATACTGTAGTAACTGTGTCAAATCCTTGGCCAGATGCTGTTAAAAATTTTACTTATATTCTAAAGGAGAAAAACGGAATTGTTCCTGATAGCTTAAAAAAATACAATCAAATTCCCGTTCCACTACAATCTATTGTTGTGACTTCGACCACAAATGTACCTTTTCTGGAAATGCTGGGTGTAGAAAAATCACTTGTTGGATTCCCACATACAGATTATATTTCATCCGAAAAAACCAGAGCATTAATTGATGCTGGTCATGTTAAAAATGTTGGACAAAACGAAAAACTCAACATCGAACAGCTTATCGAATTAGCTCCGGAACTCATTGTGACTTTTGGAATTGACAACAACAATCCTACTCTTGAAAATTTACAGAAAAGCGGCTTAAATGTATTAATCCAAGCTGATTGGATGGAACAATCCCCTCTTGGAAAAGCGGAGTGGTTAAAACTCTATGGTGCTTTGTTTGGTAAAGAAAAAGAGGCTGATATTTTATTTGAAGATATTGTAAAAGAATACAATAATGCTATAGCATTGGTTGCTGCCAAAAAACCAACTTCTACCGTATTGTATGGCTCAATGTACCAAGATCAATGGTTTGTAGCCAGAGGTAGCAGCTGGGTTGCCCAATTCATGAAAGATGCCAAAGCAAATTATCTTTGGGCAACACTTGAAGGTACGGGAAGCCTTGGATTATCTTTTGAAAACATATTAGACAAAGCAAAAACAGCTAATTTTTGGATTGCAACTGGTTCCTTCAAATCTTTATCTGAATTAGAAAATGCCAACCCACATTATAGCCAGTTTGATGCTTTTACCAATAAAAACATTTATACTTTTGAAGGAAAATTAGGAGCTACCGGTGGTACTGTTTTTTATGAACTTTCTCCTGCCCGACCTGATTTAGTGTTGAAAGATTACATCAAAATTTTTCATCCTGAATTGCTTCCTGACTATACTTTTACTTTTGCTAAAAAATTGAATTAA
- a CDS encoding iron ABC transporter permease, whose amino-acid sequence MNNQKRNTILFSLLFLGLIILFFVNISLGSITIPFKEVYTSLTGGQSSKSTWEYIIINYRLPKAITAVLVGMGLSISGLLMQTLFRNPLAGPYVLGLSSGASLGVAFVILGASILPSFLSGILLSPYGIVLASTLGSTSVLLLVLLVSQRLRDTMAILIVGLMFGSFTSAVVGVLTYFSSAEQLQKFTFWSMGNLGNLSWPSILILSICVLLGLFLSLLSIKPLNALLLGENYAKSMGLNFNKARLIIILATSILAGGITAYAGPIAFIGLAVPHIAKLVFQTSNHSVLFWSTLLFGAAIMLICDVVSQMPGMEVTLPINAITSILGAPVVIWLLVRKKNFK is encoded by the coding sequence TTGAACAATCAAAAACGAAATACAATCTTATTCTCATTGCTCTTTTTGGGGCTCATCATCTTATTTTTTGTAAACATTAGTTTGGGATCGATTACTATCCCTTTCAAAGAAGTCTACACTAGTTTGACCGGTGGTCAATCCAGTAAATCTACTTGGGAATACATTATAATTAATTATCGTTTGCCTAAAGCTATTACCGCTGTTTTAGTTGGAATGGGATTGTCTATAAGCGGATTATTAATGCAAACTTTATTTCGGAATCCGCTTGCTGGTCCTTATGTTTTGGGCCTTAGCTCGGGTGCAAGTTTGGGCGTTGCCTTTGTAATATTGGGAGCAAGTATATTGCCCTCTTTTTTGAGTGGAATTTTATTATCTCCCTACGGAATCGTTTTAGCATCTACTCTAGGCAGTACCTCCGTATTATTATTGGTCTTATTGGTTTCGCAACGCTTACGGGACACTATGGCTATTTTGATAGTTGGACTTATGTTTGGTAGTTTTACCAGCGCCGTTGTTGGGGTTCTTACCTATTTCAGTTCGGCTGAACAATTACAGAAATTTACTTTTTGGTCTATGGGAAATTTGGGCAACTTATCTTGGCCATCCATTCTAATTTTATCGATTTGTGTGTTATTGGGTTTATTTCTCAGTCTACTAAGCATCAAACCCTTGAATGCATTATTACTGGGTGAAAATTATGCCAAAAGTATGGGGTTAAATTTTAATAAAGCCCGTCTTATTATCATTCTGGCAACAAGTATTTTGGCAGGAGGCATAACGGCTTATGCAGGTCCAATCGCTTTTATTGGACTGGCGGTTCCTCATATTGCCAAATTAGTATTCCAAACCAGTAACCATAGCGTATTATTTTGGAGCACTTTACTTTTTGGAGCAGCCATTATGTTGATTTGCGATGTGGTTTCCCAAATGCCAGGAATGGAAGTTACGCTGCCTATTAATGCCATCACGTCTATATTGGGAGCACCCGTAGTTATTTGGTTATTGGTTCGAAAGAAGAATTTTAAGTAG
- a CDS encoding 5-carboxymethyl-2-hydroxymuconate Delta-isomerase, producing the protein MPHFVIDCSENILSLKSPKEIMQAVYDTAESTGLFDQGDIKVRINPFQYYNIGNTEDDFIHIFANIMEGRTTDQKSNLSHKIISQLKVMFPEVPILSINIRDFEKATYCNKSMV; encoded by the coding sequence ATGCCGCATTTTGTAATTGATTGTTCTGAAAATATATTGAGTCTAAAATCTCCTAAAGAAATTATGCAAGCCGTTTATGACACTGCTGAATCCACTGGTCTTTTTGACCAAGGAGATATCAAAGTTCGTATCAATCCTTTTCAATATTACAACATTGGGAATACTGAAGATGATTTTATTCATATTTTTGCCAACATAATGGAAGGCCGAACAACTGATCAAAAAAGTAATCTCTCTCACAAAATAATTAGTCAATTAAAAGTGATGTTTCCTGAGGTTCCCATTTTATCTATTAACATTAGGGATTTTGAGAAAGCAACCTATTGCAATAAATCTATGGTGTAA